GCAACGAAGCCTGCGATGACCAATGCGATGCCGATCGCCTTCATATCTCATGACTCCCTGGTCGTGGCCGGCCGTGGAGACGTGACGACACCGCGTCGCCAACGCCATGCTGCAGGCCTCCACATCGTCCAGCGCAGGTTTCGTGCCCTCGGTCGTCGTGACCGCAAGTGCCTGTGGGACAAGCGCCGAGCCTGGTTTTGCCGTGCGGTGATCACCAGGGCGATGCCATCGGATCAGTGCTGGGCACATCAGGATGATCGAGGGCTCCCGGTCTGCAGGGACTCCAATCCGCGCATAAAGCTTTCCTCAGGAAGGCCGATCCATTGTCAACGAGGGTGCCACCGGTGCGGTGGCGTCGGCTGCGCCGTTCCCAGGGAGGTTTGTCGATGAAGGTGCTCAAATGGGCCTGGCTGGCAACGCTGCTGCTGCTGGCCCCGGTTTCAGCCGCACGGGCCGGGCATGACGGCGGCATGGATCCCGACAGCGCGCTGTCGCGGCTGCTCGAGGGCAACCGCCGCTTCCTCGATGCCGCACCGTCACATCCCAACCAGGACGTGTCGCGGCGAGCCCTGCTGGCCGGGGGCCAGGAGCCGTTCGCGATCATCCTGTGCTGTTCGGATTCACGCGTGCCGCCCGAAGTGGTTTTCGACCAGGGCCTGGGCGACCTGTTCGTGGTGCGCGTGGCCGGCAACGTGGCCGACGAGATCGGCCTGGCCAGCATCGAGTACGCCGCCGAGCACCTCGGCGTGCGCCTGGTCATGGTGCTCGGGCACGAGCGCTGCGGCGCCGTGACCGCGGCGGTGAAGGGCGGCGAGCTGCCGGGCCACCTGCCGGCGCTGATGGCGGCCCTGCAGCCTGCGGTCGACGGCAATCATGACCCGCACGGCGACGCGGTGGAAGGAGCCATGGCGGCGAACATCGAGCTGACCGCGCGGCAGTTGCGCGCATCCGGCCCCGTCCTGTCGGGCCTGGTGGCCGAGGGCAGGTTGAAGGGGGTCGGCGCGCGCTACGACCTGGACACGGGCGCCGTCGCAGTCGTTGACGCCGGCTCCGGGCACGACGGCGTCAGCCCCGAAGAGGCGCTGGCCCGCCTCATCATCGGCAACCGTCATTTCGTCAATGCCAAGCCCGCGTTCCCGGACCAGGATGCCGCGCGACGCGAAGCCCTGCTCGAAGGCCAGGCGCCGTTTGCCGCCATCCTCAGTTGCTCGGACTCGCGCGTGGCGCCCGAAGTGCTCTTCGACCAGGGCCTGGGCGACCTGTTCGTGGTGCGCGTGGCCGGCAACGTGGCCAACGCGATCGGCATCGCCAGCCTGGAGTACGCGGCCGAGCACCTGGGCACTCGGTTGATCGTGGTGCTGGGCCATGAGCGCTGCGGGGCCGTGACCGCGGCGGTGGGCGGCGGCGAACTGCCGGGGCACCTGCCGGCGCTGATGACCGCGCTGCAGCCGGCGGTGGCGGCCAATCGTGACCCGCACGGCGACCCGGTGGAGGGCGCCATCCGGGCGAACGTCGAGCTGACCGCCGAACTGCTGCGCGAGAGCGGGCCGATCCTGGCCGAGATGGTCGAGAAGGGTGAGCTGAAGATCGTCGGCGCCCGCTACGATCTGGACACGGGCATCGTCGAATGGCTCGACGGGCTGGCGGGACCGGGCCACGGAGCGGCGGCGCACGCCGCGGCACCGGCGGCCAAGTCGAAGCACGCACCGGCGCATGCGGCAATTCCGGCGGCCACGCCGAACCACGCGGCCGCGGCACGCCGGCGGCACAGCACGCAGCGGCGCACACGGCTGCGCCTGCGGCGCATGCGGCAACGCCGGCGGCGCACACACCGGCCAAGGCGGCACACGATACGGCCAAGCCGGCTGCGCACGCCGCCCCGATCGCAAAGCCGGGTGCCGAACCGCACGGATCGACACACGGTCGCTAGGAACAGGAACGGGATCGCGCGGTGCTGGTCAAACGACCACTGCCCCGCGCGATCCCGGACCGGATTCCGGCGCCGCTCCTTGTCTAGTCCTTCAGCTTGTCCGCGAACTGCTCCCGCAGCTTCTTGATCTTGGGATTGATCACGACCTGGCAGTACCCCTGCGACCGGTTGTTCTCGTAGTAGTCCTGGTGATAGTCCTCTGCCACATGGAACGTCGCGTCCGCGGCCAGTTCGGTCACGATGCGGTTGTCGAAGATCTTGTCGCGCGTCAGTTCGGCGATCATCGCCTCGGCGTCCGCGCGCTGCGCCGCATCGCGACAGAAGATGACCGACCGGTACTGCGTGCCGGCATCGGCACCCTGGCGATTGAGGGTTGTCGGGTCATGCGTGGCGAAGAACACCGTCAGCAGGTCGCGATAGGTGATCACGGCCGGATCGTACGTCACCCGCACCACCTCGGCATGCCCGGTCTCCCCCGTACACACTTCCCGGTACGTGGTCGGTCCGCTGCCGCCGGCGTAGCCCGACTCGACCTGTTCAACGCCCTTCAGGCGCTGGTAGACGGCCTCCAGGCACCAGAAGCACCCACCGCCCAGGACTGCCTGCTGCTTGCCCGTTTCCGCCATGGCGCCTGTACCTCCGCCAAGGACCGCCGCGAACACCGCCGCTGCGATCACCTTGTTGAGCTTCTGCATGTTTGTCTCCTCCCGGGCGCCACGCAGGCGCCACCGGTCACATGGTCGGGGCATCGGCGGGACGCCGCCACCGGCAACCTCCGTGGTACCCCGCGAGCGCCGGTCCGGTTCCGCGGGACCACCTCCCGGTTGTGCAATCGCGCCCGTTCTGCTAAATATGGCCCTTACCGGCCGGCGCCCCCGCGGCGGCCCGGCCTGCCCCCTGCCCGCCTTTCCGACCACAGGACGGACCCATGAAGCACGACGTCATCGCCGTCATCGACTTCGGCGGCCAGTACGCCCATCTCATCGCCACCAAGGTCAGGCGCGCGGCGCGGGTGCTGGCCGAGATCCGCCAGCCCGAGGACCCGTGCGAGGCCTTCGCCGGCTGCAAGGGCATCATCCTGAGCGGCAGCCCGTCGCTGGCCTCGTTCGGCGAGGACTCGGACTGGAACAAGGCCATCCTCGACCTCGACGTGCCCATCCTCGGGTTCTGCTTCGGGCACCAGGAGATCGCCAAGCACTACGGCGGCACCGTCATCCACGGGAAGCAGGAGTGGGGCCGCGCCGACCTGCACCTGACCGGCGAGCACGCGCTCTACAAGGGCCTGGGCCCGGTCGAGACGGTGTGGATGAGCCACTTCGACTCGGTCACGGCGGTCGGCGAAGGGTTCCGCGAGCTGGGCTGGTCGAAACTCGGGGCGAACGCCGAGCCGCACCGCTTCGCCGCCATTGCCGACGATACGCGCCGCCGCTACGGTTTCCAGTACCATCCCGAGGTCGACGACACCGTGCACGGCGACGACATGATCGCCAACTTCGTGCTCGGGATCTGCGGCTGCCGGCCCACCTGGACCATGGAGCGCTACGTCGAGGAGCAGGTCGAACGCATCCGCGAGCAGGTCGGCGACCGCTCGGTGTTCCTGCTCGCCTCGGGTGGCGTCGACTCGACGGTGGCGGCCCGGCTGTTCGTCGAGGCGCTCGGCCCCGAGCGGCTGGAACTGCTGCACGTGGACAACGGGCTCATGCGCAAGGATGAATCGCGCCAGGTCGTGGCGATGTTCCGCGACATGGGGCTGGGCGACCATCTGCACTTCATCGACGCCACCGACACGTTCCTGGCGGCGCTGGCCGGGAAGGTCGAGCCCGAGGCCAAGCGGCGCGCCATCGGCGACACCTTCATCACCGTGTTCGAGAGCGAGGCGCGGCGGCTGGGCATCACCGGGCACATGCTGGGCCAGGGCACCATCTACCCCGACACGATCGAGACGGGCGGCACCAAGCGCGCCGACACCATCAAGACGCACCACAACCGGGTGCCGATCATCGAGGAGATGATCAAGGCAGGCAAGGTGGTCGAACCGCTGGCCGACCTCTACAAGGTCGAGGTGCGCGAACTGGGCGAGAAGCTGGGCATTCCCCACGACATGATCTGGCGCCACCCCTTCCCCGGCCCGGGTCTCGGCGTGCGGCTGCTGTGCAGCGACGGCGCCGTGGCCGACGAGACGACGCTGGCGAAGATCACCCCCGCGGTGGCCAAGGCCGTTGAGGACTACGGCCTGCAGGCGATGCCGCTGCCGATCCGCTCGGTGGGCGTGAAGGCCGACCTGCGCACGTACGAACACCCGGTGCTGCTGCACGCGCCGGCTTCCGTGGCCGGCGGCGAGTACGACTGGGACGCGCTGGCCGAGGCCTCGGGCACCATCTTCAAGACCGTGGGCGGACTCAACCGCGCGCTGCTGCTGCTGGGCGATGGCCTCCCACACGAGTGCCGTCCGCTGGCCGCGCAGATGACGCGCGAACGCCTGGATCTGCTGCGCGAGTGCGACGAGGTGATGATGGCCGCGCTGCGGCGCCATGGCCTGTACGACCAGGTGTGGCAGTGCCCGACGGTGCTGGTGCCTCTGGAGATCGACGGCCGCGGGCGGGAGCTGTGCATCGTGCGGCCCATCCTCAGCGAGCGCGCGATGACGGCCACGGCGGCGCGGCTGCCGCGCAGGCTGCTGGACGAGGTGCGGGCGCAGATCATCGCGCGCAGCGAGATCAGCGCGGTGGCGTATGACCTGACGAGCAAGCCGCCGGGGACTATCGAGTGGGAGTAGCCCCGGCGTCAGCGTGCGGCGCAGACCTTGCGGGCGATTGCCGTCCACGTCCCTGGCGACGGAGCTACGGGCCACCGAAAGCCGAACATCCCCGGACTTGCGCCGGCGCAAGTCCGGGCAACAGGTCGACGCGCAATTCCAGCGCATCGATCCACCGCGCGGTGAGACCACACCTACCAGGGCATCCGCGCGCCCTTGTGCCACAGTTGGCCGTTGGGAAACTTCTCGCGGGCCATGGTCACCAGGTCGACGACCGTGCCCGCGCCCTCATCAACCTCAAGCGGCGCGGCCTGGGTCCCGAGATCGGTCTTCACCCAGCCCGGATGGGCGGCGGCAACCGCAATGCCCTTGCCCGCCAGCGTCTTGGACTGGATCAGGGTCAGCATGTTGAGCCCGGCCTTCGAGGTGGAGTATCCCACGGCCATGAAGCCCCCGACCTGCTTCCACATGCTCTCCGCCGTGCCGATCGAGCCGAGCATCGAGGAATGGTTGATCACCCGTGCATCGTCGCTGCGCGCCAGGAGCGGGACGAGGGCCTCGGTGATCGCGAACGGGGCGATGAGGTTGACCTCGAGCGTGCGCCGGACCTTGTCGGCGTCGGTCGGTTGGCCTTCCCACTCGATGGCGATCCCGGCGTTGTTCACGAGCACGTCGAGCCTGCCGAACGTGGACTCCAGATAGCCCGCGAGCCGGCCGATGTCATCGGGGCTGGTGACCTCGAGACGAATCGTGTGGGCATCGCATCCTGCCGCCGCGAGTTCCGCCGCCGCCGCCCGCCCGGCCTGTTCGTCGCGGGCCGTCAGGACCACCGTGTAGCCGAGCGCGCCCAGCTGCCGCCCGATCTCCTTGCCCAGTCCCTTGTTCGCCCCCGTGATGAGCGCTACCCTGCCGTTCTTCGTCGCCATCGCGTTGTTCTCCTGTCTGGTGCGTGAACTTGATCACCCGTTGTGCTTAAGGGCGCGGCAACCGCGCGTCGCATCGTCAGTCTCCTGCCGCCACCAACCGGTCTACGCGCTCCTTTTCGTACTCGTCACTCTCGGCCGGATAGCGCAGGCCGGGCAATCCCCGCTCCCTGGCCAGGGCCCACAGATGGCTCTCGCCTGCCGGCAGGGTCTGCGGTCCGAGTTGGTACGCAGGATCGGCCCAGGCTTCCGCAGGTGACACAAGCTTCCACCCACGCTCCCGGAACATCGCGATGACGTCCGGCAGGAAGGCGGCGTTGATGGCGTTGGCGTGCAGCAGCAGCACGTGCGGCAGGCTGCGGCCGAGCACCGCCACCGACAGCGAATCGTAATAGCAGGCGCGGTCCCACAGGTGGTCGAGGTAGGCGTCGCGCCAGGCCGCCGGGTCGTCCGTCGGGTGCTGCCCGCGCCACTCCAGGAAGCGGCTGTTGTAGTACCAGTCGCTGGCGTCGATGCTGACGGCACCGCTGCCGTACCCCTGTTCGCGCAGCCACGCCCGCAACGCGTCACGCTTCTCCGGTGTCTCGCCTTCCTTGAGGTACGGGAACCGCAGCCGCGGCGTCCAGCCGGGCAGTTCCTGCAACAGCGCCTGGGCCTTCCCGATGTCGGCGGTGAACACCTCGACGGTCATGGCCGCCGCGCCGAAATTGCGGTGCGCGTAGGTGTGGTTGCCGATCGCATGGCCGGCGCGGCCCCAGTCCCCCACCAGCCGCAGGCCCTCGTCACTGTCGACGCGCCGGCCGGTCGGAAAGAGGATCGCCTGGACGCCCGCGGCTTCCAGCGCCTCAAGGATGGCCCCGTTCCAGGCTGCGGCCTGCGGCTGCTCGCGCGGGTCGAAGCCGTCGTCGAAGGACAGGGCCACGCTCTGTGCGGCGGCTGCCGGCGGCAGCACCGGCAGCAGTGCGAACGCGAGCGCGAGGGCGCACAGGAGGCGATCGACCGGGTACGACATGCGGGCTCCCGCGCGGTTCCAGGCACCGGCTGAAGGTGGGGATGTCCACGATGCCCACCATCGTAGCCTGCGCTGCCGGCAACGACCAGTGCGGCCGCAACGGTGGACGACCCGCTGGAACGGGACCGGCCCGGAAGCCGTTGCCTCCGGGCCGGTCCCCGGCGTTCACGCCAGGCATGACGCGATGCGGGCTACCGCGGCGCGCGGTCCTTGGCCTCGTTCACGCTGAGGTTGCGACCCTCCATCGCGAAGCCGTCGAGCGCCTGGATGGCCCCCGCACAGGCGCTGTCATCCATCTCGATGAAACCGAAGCCGCGGGGGCGGCCGGTTTCGCGGTCGTTGATGAGGGCCACCGAGTGCACGGTGCCGTGCTTGGCGAACAGCTGGGACACCGAGTCGTTGGTCGCGGTGAACGGCAGGTTGCCGACGTAGATCTTCTTCATGTGGTTCCACCTATAGGGAAGGGGAGCTTTCCGGAATCGGGGGAACCCCGATCAGGGTTGGTGAAGATCCGGGGCGTGGGACGCGGCGGGTCGAAAACAATCCAGAAATCCTGGCCCCCAATATAGCCCGCCGGCGGCAGAGCCGCTTGTTTCTTGAATTTACGGCTTCGGTCAGAGGTCCGGCGTCCCCGACGGCCCACCCCCCCGGCCGGCATCCATTGATAAAGCATTATCGTATCGGGGAGCAAATTCCCCGGCGGACACGAAAAATACATTGATCGGAGTCCGAACAAAGTTGATAATCGCCGGACCGAAGATCGTTGCCCTGCGCCACACGGCCCGCCAGCGGCGGCAGCGATCGGACCAGCGGCCGGGCCGGCAACCAGAGGACAGGTCATGCGCAAGCTCTTCGTCGTTGTCGCACTCGCGCTCGTTCTCGTTTCCGCGGTCCAGGCGCCGGCCCAGGTCGGCCCCCTGCTGTGGGAAGACAACTTCAACACCCTGGACAACTGGCTGAAGATCACCGGCAACGGAAGCTGGGGCTGGGGCAACGGCGAACTTGAGTTCTACAAGAACGAAAACGTCGACATCGCCGACGTGCCCGGCGAGCCCGGCAACAAGGCCCTGCGCATCGTCGCGAAGCAGGAGAGCGGCCCCGGCATCGTCGACCAGTGGGGCAACCCGCTGCAGTACACCTCGGGCAAGGTGATGAGCAAGTCGTTCGTCTCGGTCAAGTACGGGATGATCGAAGCGCGCGTCTGGGTGCCCAACCTGAATCTCGGCGGCTGGCCCGCGTTCTGGCTGCTGGGCACCGCGAACTACGCGTGGCCGCGGAGCGGCGAGATCGACATGATGGAGATGGGCCTGAAGAAGGTCTATCGCGACCTGCACGACACGCACAACGGCGGCAACGGCCTGGACAACTCGACGGTCAACCAGATGATGGGCGCCAACGCCATCTTCTACTCCGAGGCCGCCATCAACCCGGGCAACCCGTCGGGCGCCGCGAGCCTGGCCTGGGATCCAACCGATGTGTACTACCGCCCCTACTACAACTACGCGAACCCGCTGAACGGGCGCTTCCTGATCTACCGGCTGTACTGGGACGAGAACTCGCTGCGGCAGACGATCGTCGACAACGGCGTCGAGTACGACCTGTTCGCCGAGCCGTTCACCATCGACGCCGAGTCCGACGAGTTCCGCAGCCCGTTCTACCTGATCGCCAACCTGGCCATCGGCGGCGCGGTCACCGACTGCTACGTGTTGGGCGACCCGGGAGCCGGCCTGCCGGTCACGATGCCGTTCCCGGCGACGATGTACGTGGACTACGTGCGCGCCTACCAGTGGAACGGCCAGGGCGAAGTCTTCCTGGGGCCGCCCACCCCGCGCGGCGGCGCATTCGGACTGTTCACCGACACGACGCCGGTCAACGACACGCTCGTGACCGAAGTCTCCTCGCAGATCTACGTATGGGAGAGCACGCTGGTCGACGGCACCATCCCGCCCTACGAGGGCGACAACGGCCTGGCCTGGCGCACCAACGGCCGCGGCTGGTTCGGCGCCGGCATCATGTCGATCCAGCCGGTGAACCTGTTCAACTTCGGCGAGGGCCATCTCAATTTCCGCATCAAGATCCCGGCCAACGTCACCTTCAAGATCGGCGTCATCGACACCTGGAACAACCAGTACTACGTGAGCTTCCCCGCCGGCCAGACGAAGTACGGCCTGGTGCGGAACGGCGAGTGGGGCCAGGCGTCGATCCCGGTCACAGACCTGCGCGGCACGGCCATCGACCTGCGCATGCTGAGCTACGAGTTCGTGATCCTCGAGGAACAGGGCGTCGGCTGCGAGTTCGCCCTCGACGACATCTACTACTCGGGCGGGCTGGCCAGCGGCACGGACCGCCCCGAGTACCGCCCTGTCGGGGCGAAGGTGCTGGCAAACGTGCCCAACCCGTTCAACGCGGGCACCGAACTGCGCTTCGAGCTGCCGGCCGCGGGCCCGTACGAGATCGAGGTCTATGACATCGGCGGGCGCCGCGTGACCGGCTTCCAGGGCATCGGCCAGGTCGGCGTCAACGCGGTGCGCTGGGACGGCCGCGACGAACTGGGCCGCAATGCCGCCGCCGGCGTCTACCACTACCGCTTGCTGAGCGCCGGCAGCACGGCGAGCGGCAAGCTGGTGCTCGTGAAATAGCGTGCCTCGCTGACGGGGTACGCACTCGATTTTCGGCCGCAACCGAGGGGAATGAGCCCGCCCCGCGGCCGAAAATGACTGGGCTGGATGAGTCATCGCGAGGCCGTTCGCACGCCCGGCTCCTTCGGGGAGCGACGACCGGTCCCGCACTGCGGATCACTTCAAGAGGAGGCTGGATGATGACAATGAGAAAGCTGATGACCAGCGTTGCCTGCGTCGCCCTGGTGACGCTGAGCGCGACGGCCGGTTTCGCCGCCAACGCCCTGACGAACCCCGGTTTCGAGTCCGGCGACCTGACTGCCTGGCAGGCGTTCGGCCTGAGCGGCAACTCGGCCGTCACCGTGGTCGCGGACAACGGCCCGTCGGCCGCCGGTACCCATTGCGCCTTCATGGACAACCATGCCGAGGCCCTGGGCCTGACCCTGAAGCAGACGACGGCGCCGGGCACGGCCGCCGGCGGCCTGGTCACGTGGACCTTCGACCTGAAGCTGGGCCAGGCGGCCCTGGGCGGCGTCTTCTTCGTGCAGATCTTCGCTGAAAAGACGGGCGCCGGCATCGTCGGCACCTCGGGCCTGCTGGGCAACTACGCGTCGGCCGGCTGGAATACGTACAGCGGTTCGTTCGTGGCGCCGGCCGGTACGGACTTCCTGTCGATCCAGTTCATGGCCAACACGGGTGCCAATGTCGGCAGCATCTCGAAGATGTACGTGGACAACGTGAGCCTGGAGCAGGAAGGCATCGTTGCCACCGATTCGGCGACCTGGGGCGGCATCAAGAGCCTGTACCGGTAGTCTTCGACCGACGTTCGACGTCAGGGAATGGGCCGCCACCCGCGAGGGGGCGGCCCTTTCCCTTGCCTGCGCGCCGGACCCGATGGAGCGCTGCAGGATCCCACCTGCGGGCAGCGGCGCCACCGCGTCGCAATTAGCCTGGGGAGGTTCCCCTGCCGAAAGGACCTGGAATGTCCCGCGAACTCCTGCAGGAAGCGGCGGCTCGGGCCGTCCGCTATCTCGAATCCGTTGACGCGCGCGCGGTACGACCCGACCCCGCCGCCGTGGCAGGACTGGCCGCCTGGGACACACCCCTGCCCGACTGCCCGACGGACCCGCACGAGGTCCTTCGCCGGCTCGATGACGTGGGCTCTCCCGCGACGATGGCCATGGCGGGACCGCGATTCTTCGGATTCGTGATCGGGGGAGCGCTGCCGGTGACGGTAGCTGCCAACTGGCTGGCCACGGCGTGGGACCAGAACACCGCCTTCTACCACCCGACACCTGCCACGGCGGAGATCGAGCGGGTGGCGCTGCGCTGGCTGGTGGACATGCTCGGACTGCCCGCCGATTGCCAAGGCGCCTTCGTCACGGGCGCGACGGTGGCGAACCTGACGGCGCTCGCCGCCGCTCGCCACACGGTGTTGGAGAGGGCAGGCTGGGACGTCGAAGCTGCTGGACTGTTCGGCGCCCCACCCATCACGGTGGTGGTCGGCGAGGAAGTGCATCCGACGCTGCTGAAATCGCTGGGCGTGCTGGGACTCGGGCGCACGCGCGTGACGCGCGTTCCGGTGGATGGACAGGGCCGCATGCGTGCCGATGCCCTGCCGCGCCTGCACGGTCCCACGATCGTCTGCCTGCAGGCAGGCAACGTGAATACCGGCGCCTGCGATCCCCTCGAGGCGATCATACCGGCGGCCAGGGCAGCCGACGCCTGGGTGCACGTGGATGGCGCCTTCGGGCTGTGGGCGGCGGCCGCCCCGGCGCGGCGGCATCAGGTGGCCGGCATCGAAGGCGCCGACTCGTGGGCTGTCGACGCGCACAAGTGGCTGAACGTGCCGTACGATTGCGGACTGGCCTTCGTCCGCGACGGGCGCGCCCTGGGCGCTGCCATGGCGGTGCGTGCAGCCTACCTGCCGGCGGATTCGCCGCGCATCCCGTCGGACTTCACGCCCGAGCTGTCGCGGCGTGCGCGAGGCGTCGAGGTGTGGGCCGCGCTTCACACGCTCGGCCGCTCCGGGATCGCCGAAATGATCGAGCGCTGCTGTCGCCACGCCGCTCGTTTCGCCGCCGGATTCGTCGCCGCCGGCCACGACGTGCTGAACGAGGTGAACCTAAACCAGGTGCTGGTTTCGTTCGGCTCGCCGGAGGTCACGGAACGCACGATCGCTCTCGTGCAGTCGGACGGCACCTGCTGGTGTGGCGGCACCGTCTGGCAGGGTCGCACGGCCATGCGCATCAGCGTGTGTTCGTGGGCCACGACTGCAGCCGATGTGGAGTTGAGCCTGGAGGCCATCCTGCGCGCAGCGGCGCAGGCGAAGGCCGCAGCAGCCAAATGATGATGCGGCCGGCGGCAGCACCGATCAGCGATTGCCCCCGGATCCAAGCACACCGGCTGCCCTGTCCAGGCGATCCTCGACGTCCTGCAGGCGCTGCTCGAGGCGCGCCAGCCCCTCGCTGTCCGGCAAGGCCGAGCCTGCTGGCAGCGATGGCGACGCCCGTCGTCGCACGAACCGGGCATAGCCCAGCCCCAGGGTGATGGCCAGGGCCACGGTCATGACCACGAACCGGGACACGGACGTGTCGGTGGCAACGATCCAGCCGACGCCGTAGACCATCGTGAACACGCCGCCCAGCAACAGGCCGTTGCTGATCACCGGCAACTGGTCCGCGCGCACCAGCGACACGGCCATGACCAGCGTGGCCAGGGCGATCAGGATGATGCTCGTGCTGCGGCCCCACGCTTCGCGCCGGGCCTGTGCGGCATCGTACAGCTGGTTGCGGGAGTCGGTGATCTGCTGGACCTCGTCGCGATCGGCAACCGTCAACTCGTCCTTCGGGTTCGCGTTGCGGATCGCCTGCTCGCGGCGGTCCAGCTCCTGGATCTGCCGGTCGAGTTCCTTCACCGGCGGGTGGAAGGTGTAGACACCCACGCCGATGAACGCGGTCAGCATCAGTCCCAGGAAGAACGAGAAGATCGTCTGCAGCCCGTGGCTGCGCGCCGCTTCGGCCATGGGGTGACTCCTGTCCAGGATCGCAGGTGGGACGTCCGGTGCCTGCCACCGTCGAACCCCGGGAAGCTTACACCGTGAACCGGCCTTCAGGGAACCTTTCCCCGGCCGTGGAGGTTCCCCGCGATTCGCGCCACTTTCGCTGCGGACGATCGCCGACAGGGCGTGATCAGCCCCAACACCGTACACAGGGAGTCGATGATGCGAAACCTGATCCTGCTCATGGCCATGCTGGCGGGTGTCGGCGGCGCGAGTCGGACGGCGGCGGCAGCGGCGACGGAAGTCACGCCTGCCACCGCGCCAGCCGGAGGCGAAGCGGCGTTCGCGCGCCTGTTGGGCCTGGCCGGTCAATGGGAGTCCGTGACGGCGAAGGGTACGGTCATCCGGCTCACTTTCGAGCCGATCTCCCGCGACAGCGCCCTGGTCGAGCGCTACGAAGCGGGTACGACCCTGACGCAGACCGTCTACCATCCTGACGGACAACGTGTCCTGCTCACGCACTACTGCGCCCAGGGCAACCAGCCGCGACTGGTGGCCGACCTGACGGGGCCCGCGGATCACCTGCCGTTCACGTTCCTCGACGTGACCAACCTGGCCGGCGAGCATGCCTCGCGCATGGTCGCCTGCGAATTCGTCTTCGAGGACGCCGAACATTTCACCCGTTCGGAAACCTACAGCAACGAGAGCGGTGACGATGTGACCACGCGGCGCTATAAACGCACCGCGGCATCGCGTTAGCCGCCGCACCCGACTGGCCGCCCGTGCGGCCGGCCTTATCCTGGGGGAAGGCCGCAATGCCATCTCCCCGAGCCAGGAGTGCCTGCCGTCGTGAACCCGCCCGTTGTCATGCGCGGACTGCCCGTATTCCCCCTGCCCGGGTACTACCTGTTTCCGGGCACGGTGACGCCGTTGCACATCTTCGAGACCCGCTATCGCCAGATGATGGGTGACCTGATGGACAGCAGCGGTCGCTTCGTGATGGCGCCCTGCGCACCGGTCGACGACCGGGCCCCGGTCGGCCA
The sequence above is drawn from the bacterium genome and encodes:
- a CDS encoding aspartate aminotransferase family protein, whose amino-acid sequence is MSRELLQEAAARAVRYLESVDARAVRPDPAAVAGLAAWDTPLPDCPTDPHEVLRRLDDVGSPATMAMAGPRFFGFVIGGALPVTVAANWLATAWDQNTAFYHPTPATAEIERVALRWLVDMLGLPADCQGAFVTGATVANLTALAAARHTVLERAGWDVEAAGLFGAPPITVVVGEEVHPTLLKSLGVLGLGRTRVTRVPVDGQGRMRADALPRLHGPTIVCLQAGNVNTGACDPLEAIIPAARAADAWVHVDGAFGLWAAAAPARRHQVAGIEGADSWAVDAHKWLNVPYDCGLAFVRDGRALGAAMAVRAAYLPADSPRIPSDFTPELSRRARGVEVWAALHTLGRSGIAEMIERCCRHAARFAAGFVAAGHDVLNEVNLNQVLVSFGSPEVTERTIALVQSDGTCWCGGTVWQGRTAMRISVCSWATTAADVELSLEAILRAAAQAKAAAAK